ATTCCTGTGAAAACAGTAATTGAAGCTTTAAAGAATGGAGAGCTTAAAGAAGTATGGGGAGTAGGTACTGCAGTAGTAACCACTCAATTCCAGGCTTTAGGATACCAAGGTGAAAAATTGGAGCTTCCAAGATTATCTGACGAAGAAAGCTATGCTGCACTTCTTAAGAAAGACTTGGTAGATTTACAAAACAACTTATCTGAAGATCCTTTCGGATGGAGAGTTACAGTAGATCACGCTTTAGAAACAGTATAATAGGATATAAATAACTATATAAAAGCCGGGTTTTTCCCGGCTTTTTTGTATCTATGTATTCAAGTGTTATGTAGGAATGGTTTTATGGAAGATAATATATTGTTACATGCACACATTTCTTTGTCAAGTTTTGTAATTGATTCGCGAAATGTGTATTTTCGCAAAAGTTTATGAAAAAAATACTCTTCATATCAGCCATAAGCCTGTTGAGCTGCAACAGAAATGCACAGACGGCTCATCCTCCTGTAGGGGGTGTTTTAAGCCAAAAAGATCTGGATGTTTCTAGAAACAGGATGAAAAATCTTAATGCTATAGAACGGGGCCAGATTCAGGATTGGATCAGCGGTCAGTCTGTAAAGTATTATCCTACGCAGCTGAATTATTGGGTGACAGTGGAGGGCTATGATCAAAGGGAAAGAAGAAAGGATGAAACAACAATTTCTTATTCTTATGATCTGTACGATTTTGACCAGACTAAAATATACGATCAGCCTTTTGAAAGAAGAGATGCCAGATTCGGGCATTTTGATGAACTGAGAGCGGTGGAGAATGCTTTGCGTTTTATACGTGATGGAGAGGAAGTAACGCTTTTGGTACCGTCTTCTTTGGCTTACGGAACCTACGGAGACGAAAAGAAAATAGATAACGATATTCCATTAATCATAAAATTAAAAGCTCTATAATACATGAAATTGTTTAACAAGAATATAATTCTGGCAGCGGCAAGTATTTCGCTGATGAGTTGTACCCCAATTTATAAAAAAATGAACGTAGACAAAGAAACTTACGAAGGTCTTAATGACGGACTTTATGCCAATCTTCAAACTACAAAAGGTAACCTGATTGTAAAGTTTGAGGACAAGAAAGCACCAGTAACTGTAGCCAACTTTATCGGTCTTGCAGAAGGGAAAATCGACAACAAAGCTAAGGCTAAGGGAGTTCCTTACTATGACGGAACTATTTTCCACAGAGTGATCAAAGATTTCATGATCCAAGGGGGAGACCCTAAAGGAACTGGAGCAGGTGATCCTGGATATAAATTCGAGGATGAAAGAAATGACCTTAAACACACAGGAAAAGGTATTCTTTCTATGGCAAACTCAGGACCGAATACCAATGGTTCTCAGTTTTTCATCACGGAGGTGGCTACACCTTGGTTAGACGGAAGACACACCATCTTCGGAAAAGTGGTAAAAGGAAATGATGTGATTGATGCTATCGCTAACGTTGAAAAAGGAGCTCAGGATAAACCTAAAACAGATATCGTTTTAGAAAAAGTTTCTGTTTTCAGCAAAGGTGACGAGTACAAGCACTACGATGCAGCTAAGACTTTCAACGAAGGAAAAGCTAAAATTGCAGAAAATAATAAAGCTTTTATTGCTAAAGAAGAAGCTGAAAAGAAGAAAAAAGAAGAAGAATTCAAAGCTAACCAGGAGAAATTGGTTGAAAACCTAAAAGCTGGTATGCAGAAAACGGAATCAGGTCTTTACTATAAAATCACAAAAACTGCTGACGGTAAAGCTCCAAAAGCGGGTGACAATGTATCTGTACACTATGCAGGTAAATTGGTAGACGGAACAGAATTTGATTCTTCATTCAAGAGAAACGAGCCTATCGAAATTCCAATCGGAATGGGAAGAGTAATCAAAGGATGGGATGAAGGTATCCTATTGTTGAAAGAAGGTGAAACTGCTACTTTATTGATCCCGCCGGCAATGGCTTACGGAGAAAGAGGGGCAGGAGGAGTGATCCCGCCAAACTCTTGGTTAGTTTTCGATGTTGAGCTTGTAAAAGTAAAATAATTGAATCCTTTTTAAAATATAAAGCCGTTCCGATAAGGACGGCTTTTTTAGTTTAAATATATTCTGTAACGATCTGCGTATATGTTGCGACCCATTTTAATATCTGGAAAGTGTAATAATTTTTCCCGTAAAAAATAATCTTAAAATCTGTAATAACTATTAAAAAATGAAAACCCAATCACTTCTGTTTCTTTTTGTTCTGCTGTCGATGATGACTTTTTCGCAGACCAGGACAAATCCTGACGATGCCGCGATAAAAAAATCACTTACTTATTTTGTGAAAAGTATTCAATCTAAACAGATAGATCAGGCGGTAAGCTGTATATATCCAAAATTCTTTACCATCATTTCAAAAGAGCAGATGACACAAATTTTGAATATGACTTACAATAATCCATTCATGAAAATTGAAGTACAGGATTTCAAGTTCGGAAATATTGAAAAACCTGAACTCATTACGGGTGAGTATTTTTCTATTGCCCAGTATTTTTTGAAACTGAAATGTAGTGTCAGTTCATTAAATGAGGATATGAAAAAGAAAATGAGCAGCGCCTTAACCGCTAAATATGGTGCAAATAATGTGAAATATCTGGCTAACGAAAGTTCATATCTCATCAACGCCACTATGAAAGCCTGTGCGGTTTCAAAAGATAAAAAGACTTGGAAGTTTGTCGTTCTTGAAAAGGAATATAAAAAAGAACTGGTGAAAATCTTACCAAAGAAAGTTCTTGATAAATTTTAAAATGGTAAGCAGTAACCTTAGCTTTAAAATAAAACCGTCCTGGAAAAGACGGTTTTTTGTTGCTCATAAATACCGTAAAAATACGGATTTCGGTAAGGCTTTATTACCTCTATCTTTATCCTGCACTTATAAAAAACAAAATAGAAAATATGTTTGATCTGAATTACGACCAAATAAAGAAGGAAATAGAATCTGAAGTATGTAAAGAACACAATATGCATCCGGAGTTTGTAAAAACAGATGAAGGCTTCGGAATAAAAGCCTGCTGTGAACCTTTCAGAGAAGAACTGGTTGCAAAATCCGGAAATATGATTGAAGAAGAAACCAAAAAGATCCTTGATGAAATGATGAAGGATCTGTTTAAAGAATAAGTTTTTACGATGTTAAGATAACTTTGTTATCACAGAGCTGCTCCGGAGGGGGTAGCTTTTTTGTTGGAAGTACTGAATGTTATTGTTGGAGATATAATAATTGGGAAGGATTGTAAACAAAAAACCGCCCTGTTTGGGGCGGTTTTTTCAGTAAAAATAAATTGAAAGTTATATGTTTTGTTATTTTTTCTTCATACTTGTTCCGGCTAGGGAACTGATGAATACAAGGCCAAACCCGATATAGGCAGCAAATGCCGTCAGGTATATAATTAAGCTGTTAAAGCTTGGTTTTGTGGCGTATACCAACACAGAAAATGCAGCAAAACTCAACACCAACAGTAGGCTCCATATATGCAATTTTGCAGCATCTTCATTTCTCTTAAAAATCATTTCAAAAAACGCTCTCATCATTACTAACATTTTAAGGGTTATACAATTAATTAAAAAATAAAGGCGTAATCATCACGGTAAAAAGAATAAATTCCTTTACTGGGCTAAGGTTCACGATGACTTTGCCATTTATTTATATCGTTACACCGGGCTGAAAGTCCGGGAAATTTTTGTTTTTTTTGAATCAATAAAGATTCTTTGTTATTGTGATACCAGTTAGATACGGGGTGCAAAATTGCTGTGAAAAACTAACGGGGGTTAATTAATCACGAACCCGTATCTTGTACGGCATCGTAGAAAAAAAAGGATTCATATACTAGATATGAACTTGAATCAGTGGAAAAACTGAAAATCCACAGAAAACCTCTTTTCTCATCCTTAGTGTTTTTTTAATTTTTTCTCAATATTTTACATGCTAATATCATGCCAAAGTTATATATTCGCGATCAACACTCTGTTTCACGGGATTGATAAAGCCTGTGTTGAAACGTGTTTTTATCTATTATTTCCTTAAACGAAGAAAAATTTTCTGTTTTTCCTGCTTGGTAATTTGAAACGTAGAAAATATTACGGTGAAAATTTTTTATATATTTCTAATACGATCAGAAAAGTTTAGAAATGAAGATGGAGGTTTATTTAAAGTAAAACAGACTAAGCACGTTCCTATTAAATTTGTGTTATCTGTGAAATCATTTGTGGTATTTGTGTTTAATCTTAAAACCACTAATAACACAAATATCTTTGCACTAATTTCACAAATAAAAGATGTGAAACTCATTCATCAAACACAGACTCAATCATCAATATCAATCTGTGAAATCCGTGGTTATAAAGTTTCGGCAAAAGCCATTGATGAGGGTTTATTTAAAGTAAACAGACTAAAGCCTATTCCTATTAAATTTGTGTTATCTGTGAAATCATTTGTGATATTTGTGTTTAATCTTAAAACCACTAATAACACTAATATCTTTACACTAATTTCACAAATAGGAAAAGTGAAATTCATTGATAAAAAATATAGGTATACAGACTAAGGTTCGTTCCTATTGAATGTAAGAGTTGTGTTCTATTAAAAAAAGAAAAACCGCCTTTACAGACGGTTTTGTGTTTTACCAGTTTTTATCAATCATATAAATAATCTGTGTCAAAGCGGTGGCACCCAATAAAAGCTCTCTTCGGTTCACTTTTTCAAAAGTATCTTCTTCTGTGTGGTGAATATCGAAGTAGCGTTGAGAATCCGGCATCAGTTCAGCTGCAGGAATGCCCATGTCGTGAAGCGGATAGAGATCCGTTCCTGAAAAACGCTCTTCAAAATTGTAAACTCCATAGGGAAGGAATAGGCTTGACCAGCTTTTAATCTGATTTCTTTTGGCATCATCCATATCCAGAGCAATTCCTCGTGGTGCAAAGCCTCCGGCATCTGTTTCGATGGCAAAAAGATGTTTTTCATTCTTCTCTTTTACCGTTTTACCGTATTGGATTCCGCCTTTTACACCGTTTTCTTCATTGGCGAAGCAGACTACTCTGATGGTGTGATTATTTTGTAATCCTAACTTTTTAAAAGTTCGTAATACTTCAATGCTCTGAACAATTCCGGCACCATCATCATGAGCACCTTCACCTACATCCCAGGAATCAAGATGTCCGCCTACCACAATAACGCTTTGGTCTTTTTTACCTGTGATTTCTCCGATTACAGAGTGGGAAAGTTTTTCCCCTTTCATTCCACAGTTGGAATTAAGTTTAGCCATGATTTTCTGGCCTTTCAATAAAACTTCCAGTTCATCTGCAGTAGTGCTTCCGATGGCTACGGCGGGTATTTTAGATACTTTATCTTCATAGCGCATTGCTCCGGTGTGTGGAACATCGTCAAAGGCAGAAGAGAGTGATCTGATGATGGCAAATTTTCCACCTTTTTTTGCTGTTAATGAAGCTGCTGTTGTTCTGTATTTTGCAGCGTCACCGTATCCTTTGAAAGTCTCTATGAATGACTGGCTGAAAGGGTAGTTGAAGAATACAATTTTATCTTTTACTTTTTCAGCGGGAAGTTTATCATATTCTTCCATAGATTTTACCATGATGATTTCTCCCGAAATATCTTTTCCTCCGGTTCCTTCAGAATTTCCAAGAGAAAGCATTTTAAGGCTTTTCCATTTTCCGTTAGAAGCCTGGATGTGCAGGGATTCTTTTCCTCTTACCCATACCGGAACCATTACTTCCTGAAGCCATACTTTATCAGCTCCGGCATCACGAAGTTTCTGTTCTGCCCATTTTACGGACTTTTCATAGGCTTCAGAACCGCTTAAACGGTGGCCTATATTTTTTGTAAGCTCTCTGAGCTCTGTATATCCTTTTCCGTTGTTCAGGATTTCTGTGGAGATCTTTCTGAACTGGATGGAGTCTTCTTTAGACTGGCCAAAAGCAGCCATTCCAAAAAGCAATAATGAAGTTCCTAATATCTTTTTCATTGTTACCAATTTTTATCAATCATATAAATAAGTTGTGTCATCACCGCAGAGCCAAGTAACAGTTCTCTTCGGTTGACTTTTTCAAAAGTGTCTTCTTCCGTATGGTGAATATCGAAATAACGCTGTGGATCGGGTACCAGCTCAGCTGTGGGCACTCCCATTTCGTGGAGCGGAGCAATATCTGATCCTGAATATTTACCTTCAAAATTATAAACGCCATAAGGTAAAAAAAGATTTATCCAGCTTTTGATCTGGTTTCTTTGAGGTTCATTCATTTCCAGAGAAATTCCCCGTGGTGAAAAACCTCCTGCATCCGATTCTATGGCAAAAAGATGTTTCTCATTGTTTTCTTTGACAACTTTACCATATTGTTTGCCTCCTTTTGTTCCATTTTCTTCATTGGCAAAACAAACAGCACGGATGGTGTGATTATTCTGAATTCCTAATTTTTTAAAAGTTCTTAATACTTCAATACTCTGTACAATTCCGGCTCCGTCATCATGAGCGCCTTCACCTACATCCCAGGAATCCAGGTGTCCGCCGACAACAATTACGCTTTGGTCTTTTTTGCCTGTGATTTCTCCGATCACGGAGTGGGAACGTTTTTCCCCTTTCATTCCACAGTTGGAATTGAGTTTAGCAGTGACTTTCTGACTTTTCAAAAGAACTTCCAGCTCATCAGCAGAGGTATTTCCTATAGTGACGGCCGGTATTTTTGAAGTGTTCTCGTCATAACGCATGTTTCCTGTATGAGGAACATCATCGAAAGCAGAAGAAAGCGACCGGATGATAGCAAATTTACCTCCTTTTTGAGCGGTCAATGAAGCGGCTGTTCTTCTGTAAGGACTTGCGTCACGGTAAGAAATAAATGTCTGTACATTTTCCTGATGAAAAGGGTAGTTGAAAAATACAATTTTACCCTTTACTTTTTCTGCGGGAAGTTGATCATATTCTTCCAATGATTTTACCATAATAATATCACCGGAGAGATCTTTTCCTCCCGTTCCCTCAGAATTTCCAAGGGAAAGCATTTTCATACTTTTCCATTTTCCATTAGAAGTTTGAATGTGGAGTGATTCTTTTCCTCTTACCCAAACCGGAATCATCACTTCCTGAAGCCATACTTTATCAGCTCCGGCATCACGAAGTTTCTGAGCTGCCCATTGTACTGATTTTTCATAGGCTTCAGAACCACTTAGACGATGCCCTATATTTTTGGTGAGTTCTTTCAATTCATTGTATCCTTTACCATTATTCAGAATTTCAGTGGAAATCTTTTTGAATTGGATGGAGTCTTCTTTAGACTGACCAAAAGCAGCCATTCCAAAAAGCAATAATGAGGTTCCTAATATCTTTTTCATTGTTACCAGTTTTTATCAACCATAAAAATCATCTGTGTCATTGCCACTGCTCCGAGAAGAAGCTCTCTTTTGTTCACTTTGTCGAAAGTATCCTGTTCGGAATGATGGTAGTCGAAATATCTTTGGGTGTCTACAACAAGCTCAGCTAAAGGAATGTCCAGTTTTTTTAAAGGTGAGATGTCCTGAATAGCCTCTGTTTGGTCAAAATCATAAACCCCGTAAGGAAGAAAATATTCTTTCCATGGAAAAACCAATCTTCTTCTTTGAGGTGACATATCTAACGAAAACCCTCGTGGAGAATAACCTCCGGCATCTGTTCCTAAGGCAAATACGTGTTTTTCGTCTTTCTTTTTTACATAAGCAGCATACATTTCACGGCCTTGTCCTCCGTTTTCACTGTTGGCATACAAGACCACGCGGATGGTATGGTTATTTTCATATCCAAGCGCTTTTAACGTTCTTAACACTTCGATACACTGCACAACTCCTGTTCCGTCATCAATGGCGCCTTCGCCAAAATCCCACGAATCAAGCTGGGCACCTAAAACAATCACCTTAGAATCTTTTTTGCCCTGAATTTCAGCAATAATATTGGGATTGGTTGTATCCCCTTTTGATTCGGCGGTCATGTTGATCTTAGCCGTGACTTTTTGTTTTTTTATTATTTTCTCCAGCTCATCTGCAGATTTTACCCCAATTGATAAAGCCGGTATTTTTACTTTATCATCTGGTTCGTAGTAAATCATTTTTGCATGAGGAGTATCGTCATTAGCGGTTGTTAATGATCGTATAATTAATGCTTTTGCGCCTGTTTTAGCAATAACGGAAGCCGAAATTAATTTTGATTTTGCCGTTAGTAAATAGGAATCACTGGTATTGATGATTTTCGGATCCATAGGTACATTTACGAAAACTATTTTGTCTTTTAACTGGCCTATGGACATTGCGTTCAGTTCTGAAGTGGAATTGATTAAAACAATTTCGCCCACCAGATCTTTTCCGCCTGTTCCTTCAGAATTTCCAAAGGACAGCATTCTGATATTTTTCCAGTCTCCGTTTCCTGATTTTATCTGTAAAGATTCTTTTCCTCTGATCCAGACAGGAGCTTTGGCTTCTTGCCTCCAGATCATATTAATACCAATTTCCTTGAATTTTTTTTCTGCCCATTCTGCAGCCTTTGCATAGCCTGGAGTTGCACTGAAACGTGATCCTATTCCTTTGGTAAGTTCTCCGAGATTATTATAAGCCTTACCATTGGTCATAATTTCATCTGAAATTTTTCTGAACTCATCATGATAATTGAATTTGGCAACAGTACCTTTTTTTGCCGGATTTTTTTGTGGCTTTTTTTGAGAAAATAAAAATCCACTCAAAAAGAGTGGAAGTATAATGAATATTTTTTTCATTTTTTATTTACTTATCTTTTCCGTTGATAAAAGTAGGGAAAAAATAGTAATTTATTAAGGTTTCATATCGTACATTAACAGGGCTGTAATTAATTTGGGCTCAATAAATGTACATTTTGGAGGCATACTTAATTTTAAGTCTGAAATTTTAATCATATCATTAAAACTTACAGGGTAAATTCCGAAACCAACTTTACCTTCACCGCTGTCTACTTTTTCTTTTAAGATATTGATTCCATTGATATTGGAAGTTCCTTTTACGTAAGAAATAAGTTCAGAGCTATCCGGATCTTCAATTTTCAGGATGTTTTTGAAAATATATTTGTCCAGAAGGTGGTGATCCAGATTGTCAAGAGACATTTCTTTGGAACGAAGATCGTGCTTCACGTGAAGAGAGTAGAACTTCCCATCCATATACATTGAAATATGGAATTTCTGAGAAGGGTAGTATGATGTTTCTCCTTTTTCATGAATAAGGAAATATTTATCAAGTTCCTTCAGGAAATCTTCGGGAGCGATACCGTTCAGGTCATGTAAGATTCTGTTATAGTCATGAATCTTAATCGACTGGTTGGAGACAATAAAGCTGTATACAAAGTTGTAAAGCTCTGTACCATTATGCTTTTTGTTTTTCTCCTTGTGGTATTTGGCGTTTATAGCTGTGGAACCAATTCTGTGGTGTCCGTCTGCAATATAGAATGAATCAATCTGATCTATTACTTCTTTAAACTGCTGTAGTTTCAGACGGTTGTCTATTCTCCAGATCTTGTGTCTGATCCCGATAGAATCCACATGATTGAAAATGGGAACATTTTTTTCCTCGTGGTTCATCAGCAATTCAATTTTTGAATTGGCAGGGTAGGTAAGAAGTACAGGTTCTGCCTGAAGATTTACTTTTTCAAGGTAATGCGCCAGTTTCTCCTTTTTCTGAGGAATGGTACTTTCATGTCTTTTGATTTTTCCACTCCAGAAATCTTCGATGCTCGCCAATCCCAGAAGTCCTCTGAACACCTGTTTGTTAGGATAGATCTGCTCATAAAGATAGTAGGCAGAATTGTCCTGGACCAATTTCTTTTCGTCCAGAAGTTCTTCAAATGTAGAACGGATCTTTCGCAGGTTCCGGTCAATATCTTTAGATTTACTTACAACATAGGGTTTAATCATATTGATGTAAGTATTTTCAACTTGAGCTTTCTCTGCAATCTCTTCCTGGGTGAAATTATCCAGTGGATGGGTAGGGAAAGTACTCTCAAAGTCTCTATGAGGTCTTATTCCACGGAAAGGTTTAAAAACAGGCATATTTATCTTATAGTTTCTTTTTGTAGCTTAATAATTTGTTCTGCAAGTTCGATACCGATTTTTTCTTGCGCATCCACTGTGTTACCACCTACGTGAGGGGATAGTGATAATGCGGGGTTCATCAGTAAAGGGAGTTCCGGGCTTGGTTCGTTTTCAAAAACATCCAAAGCAGCTCCGGCTATTTTTCCTGACTCGATAAAATCAATCAGTGTCACTTCATTAATGACACCTCCTCTTGCAGTATTTACAATATAGACTCCATCTTTCATTTTTTCAAACTGAGGGGTATCTATAATATACTCATTCGTTTTCGGCGTATTGATACTGATGAAATCTGCATCTTTAAGGAATGCATCCATATCATTGGTGGAAGTGATTTCAAAATTTACCGACTGTCCATCGAAGAAATTCAGAGTAAGAACTTCTGTCTTAGGGCTTCTTGTCAGAACGGTAACTTTCATTCCTAAAGCAATTCCTATTTTGATTACTTCCTGGCCAATACTTCCAAAGCCGATTACTCCTAATGTTTTTCCTGAAAGTTCATACGCATTGCTGAATGACTTTTTCATGGCGTTGAAATGAGTTTCTCCTTCCAAAGGCATCAGTCTGTTCGATTCGTGAAGGAATCTTGCCAGTGAAATGAAATGTCCGAAAACCAATTCTGCCACTGATTTTGATGATGCGGTAGGTGTATTGATTATTTTAATGCCTTTGCTTTTGGCATATTCCACATCAATATTGTCCATTCCGATACCGCCTCTTCCGATAATTTTAAGGTTCGGGCATGCATCAATCAGATCCTGTCTCACTTTCGTTGCACTTCTTACCAGAAGAACATCCACATTATTATCGTTGATAAAATTAATAACGTGATCCTGAGCCACTCTATTGTCCAGAATTTCAATTCCGGCTTCTTTTAGAGCATTTTCTCCTGCTTTTGAAATTCCGTCGTTTGCTAAAACTTTCATGAGTTATTTGATTTAAAGATTGAAAAAATTAAATATTTCAACATTTTAAAA
This region of Chryseobacterium culicis genomic DNA includes:
- a CDS encoding peptidylprolyl isomerase, with product MNVDKETYEGLNDGLYANLQTTKGNLIVKFEDKKAPVTVANFIGLAEGKIDNKAKAKGVPYYDGTIFHRVIKDFMIQGGDPKGTGAGDPGYKFEDERNDLKHTGKGILSMANSGPNTNGSQFFITEVATPWLDGRHTIFGKVVKGNDVIDAIANVEKGAQDKPKTDIVLEKVSVFSKGDEYKHYDAAKTFNEGKAKIAENNKAFIAKEEAEKKKKEEEFKANQEKLVENLKAGMQKTESGLYYKITKTADGKAPKAGDNVSVHYAGKLVDGTEFDSSFKRNEPIEIPIGMGRVIKGWDEGILLLKEGETATLLIPPAMAYGERGAGGVIPPNSWLVFDVELVKVK
- a CDS encoding M28 family peptidase codes for the protein MKKILGTSLLLFGMAAFGQSKEDSIQFKKISTEILNNGKGYNELKELTKNIGHRLSGSEAYEKSVQWAAQKLRDAGADKVWLQEVMIPVWVRGKESLHIQTSNGKWKSMKMLSLGNSEGTGGKDLSGDIIMVKSLEEYDQLPAEKVKGKIVFFNYPFHQENVQTFISYRDASPYRRTAASLTAQKGGKFAIIRSLSSAFDDVPHTGNMRYDENTSKIPAVTIGNTSADELEVLLKSQKVTAKLNSNCGMKGEKRSHSVIGEITGKKDQSVIVVGGHLDSWDVGEGAHDDGAGIVQSIEVLRTFKKLGIQNNHTIRAVCFANEENGTKGGKQYGKVVKENNEKHLFAIESDAGGFSPRGISLEMNEPQRNQIKSWINLFLPYGVYNFEGKYSGSDIAPLHEMGVPTAELVPDPQRYFDIHHTEEDTFEKVNRRELLLGSAVMTQLIYMIDKNW
- a CDS encoding M20/M25/M40 family metallo-hydrolase, giving the protein MKKILGTSLLLFGMAAFGQSKEDSIQFRKISTEILNNGKGYTELRELTKNIGHRLSGSEAYEKSVKWAEQKLRDAGADKVWLQEVMVPVWVRGKESLHIQASNGKWKSLKMLSLGNSEGTGGKDISGEIIMVKSMEEYDKLPAEKVKDKIVFFNYPFSQSFIETFKGYGDAAKYRTTAASLTAKKGGKFAIIRSLSSAFDDVPHTGAMRYEDKVSKIPAVAIGSTTADELEVLLKGQKIMAKLNSNCGMKGEKLSHSVIGEITGKKDQSVIVVGGHLDSWDVGEGAHDDGAGIVQSIEVLRTFKKLGLQNNHTIRVVCFANEENGVKGGIQYGKTVKEKNEKHLFAIETDAGGFAPRGIALDMDDAKRNQIKSWSSLFLPYGVYNFEERFSGTDLYPLHDMGIPAAELMPDSQRYFDIHHTEEDTFEKVNRRELLLGATALTQIIYMIDKNW
- a CDS encoding M28 family peptidase translates to MKKIFIILPLFLSGFLFSQKKPQKNPAKKGTVAKFNYHDEFRKISDEIMTNGKAYNNLGELTKGIGSRFSATPGYAKAAEWAEKKFKEIGINMIWRQEAKAPVWIRGKESLQIKSGNGDWKNIRMLSFGNSEGTGGKDLVGEIVLINSTSELNAMSIGQLKDKIVFVNVPMDPKIINTSDSYLLTAKSKLISASVIAKTGAKALIIRSLTTANDDTPHAKMIYYEPDDKVKIPALSIGVKSADELEKIIKKQKVTAKINMTAESKGDTTNPNIIAEIQGKKDSKVIVLGAQLDSWDFGEGAIDDGTGVVQCIEVLRTLKALGYENNHTIRVVLYANSENGGQGREMYAAYVKKKDEKHVFALGTDAGGYSPRGFSLDMSPQRRRLVFPWKEYFLPYGVYDFDQTEAIQDISPLKKLDIPLAELVVDTQRYFDYHHSEQDTFDKVNKRELLLGAVAMTQMIFMVDKNW
- a CDS encoding D-2-hydroxyacid dehydrogenase, which produces MKVLANDGISKAGENALKEAGIEILDNRVAQDHVINFINDNNVDVLLVRSATKVRQDLIDACPNLKIIGRGGIGMDNIDVEYAKSKGIKIINTPTASSKSVAELVFGHFISLARFLHESNRLMPLEGETHFNAMKKSFSNAYELSGKTLGVIGFGSIGQEVIKIGIALGMKVTVLTRSPKTEVLTLNFFDGQSVNFEITSTNDMDAFLKDADFISINTPKTNEYIIDTPQFEKMKDGVYIVNTARGGVINEVTLIDFIESGKIAGAALDVFENEPSPELPLLMNPALSLSPHVGGNTVDAQEKIGIELAEQIIKLQKETIR
- a CDS encoding DUF1015 domain-containing protein, with the translated sequence MPVFKPFRGIRPHRDFESTFPTHPLDNFTQEEIAEKAQVENTYINMIKPYVVSKSKDIDRNLRKIRSTFEELLDEKKLVQDNSAYYLYEQIYPNKQVFRGLLGLASIEDFWSGKIKRHESTIPQKKEKLAHYLEKVNLQAEPVLLTYPANSKIELLMNHEEKNVPIFNHVDSIGIRHKIWRIDNRLKLQQFKEVIDQIDSFYIADGHHRIGSTAINAKYHKEKNKKHNGTELYNFVYSFIVSNQSIKIHDYNRILHDLNGIAPEDFLKELDKYFLIHEKGETSYYPSQKFHISMYMDGKFYSLHVKHDLRSKEMSLDNLDHHLLDKYIFKNILKIEDPDSSELISYVKGTSNINGINILKEKVDSGEGKVGFGIYPVSFNDMIKISDLKLSMPPKCTFIEPKLITALLMYDMKP
- a CDS encoding FKBP-type peptidyl-prolyl cis-trans isomerase, which encodes MKKILFISAISLLSCNRNAQTAHPPVGGVLSQKDLDVSRNRMKNLNAIERGQIQDWISGQSVKYYPTQLNYWVTVEGYDQRERRKDETTISYSYDLYDFDQTKIYDQPFERRDARFGHFDELRAVENALRFIRDGEEVTLLVPSSLAYGTYGDEKKIDNDIPLIIKLKAL